A window of the Pararge aegeria chromosome 2, ilParAegt1.1, whole genome shotgun sequence genome harbors these coding sequences:
- the LOC120631814 gene encoding sodium-coupled monocarboxylate transporter 1-like, whose product MPDNNELDDVSAMRLTFQHFSLIDYSVFVIMLAMCGGIGIYFGFVKRQSSTQEYLMGGRNMKLVPVCFSLVASYISGISLLGTPTELYLYGTAYVFTLIGALIVSILITRTFIPVFHELQLTSAYEYLELRFDKRLRVFGSVLFSVYLMAWLPIVIYVPALAFNQVTGVNIHIVSPIVCLVCIFYTCVGGLKAVVWTDVIQTIVMIGAMILVIIKGTIIVGGVGEVFNKSWVTSRIEFPSISFDLTERHSIWSVSIGSTFYWIGNIAVNQSMLQRFLALPDLKMSIRAVWGFLCGVFFIAIICAYSGLLAYARYYECDPLNSKLALAKDQLLPLLVMDVLGEWKGMPGIFVAGVFSAALSSLSTGLNSMAAVVLEDFWKPFFRKLSRRETQILVRAVVVILGCICVGLVFVVEKLGSVLQLTMSLSSASMGPLAGIFLMGLFLPFIDSVSALSGGIVGLTSAWWVAAQSQLAQARGHLTFEEKERYTFNCTYTFSPPLEREPLELEVPFLYRISYLWFTAFGCTLTVVVACLVSLRSSARKQYDHRLFAPFLRAWVLTKNEVDQMDLKSISR is encoded by the exons ATGCCTGATAATAATGAACTGGATGATGTTTCTGCAATGAGGCTGACCTTTCAGCATTTCTCCTTGATAGACTATTCGGTCTTTGTAATAATGTTGGCAATGTGTGGTGGGATTGGAATTTATTTCGGGTTTGTCAAAAGGCAGAGTTCAACTCAGGAATATTTGATGGGTGGGAGAAATATGAAATTGGTTCCAGTCTGCTTTTCACTCGTAGCAAG ttatatttcaGGAATATCCTTGTTAGGAACACCGACCGAACTTTACTTATACGGGACTGCATACGTTTTTACACTAATAGGGGCTTTGATTGTTTCCATCCTAATAACACGTACATTTATACCCGTGTTCCATGAATTGCAACTAACATCTGCTTATGAA taTTTGGAGCTTCGCTTCGATAAGCGGTTAAGAGTTTTCGGATCTGTTTTGTTTAGTGTTTATTTG ATGGCTTGGCTACCTATAGTTATCTATGTACCAGCGCTGGCCTTTAATCAAG ttacaGGTGTGAATATACATATTGTTTCACCAATCGTGTGTCTCGtctgtatattttatacatgtgtg GGAGGTCTAAAAGCAGTTGTTTGGACTGATGTTATTCAAACAATAGTTATGATTGGTGCGATGATATTAGTGATAATCAAAGGCACTATAATTGTTGGGGGGGTTGGAGAAGTTTTTAACAAAAGTTGGGTAACTTCCAGAATAGAGTTTCCAAG CATTAGTTTTGATTTGACCGAGAGACATTCAATTTGGTCTGTATCTATTGGATCAACTTTTTATTGGATCGGAAACATCGCTGTCAATCAATCGATGTTGCAACGATTCCTAGCATTGCCAGACTTAAAAATGTCCATACG TGCAGTATGGGGATTTCTTTGCGGAGTATTTTTTATAGCTATCATATGTGCATACAGTGGTCTGCTAGCCTACGCTAGATACTATGAATGCGATCCTTTGAACTCCAAACTAGCATTGGCGAAAGATCAACTCCTTCCTTTATTAGTAATGGACGTTTTGGGGGAATGGAAGGGAATGCCAGGTATCTTCGTTGCGGGTGTATTTAGCGCTGCTTTGAG ttCCTTGTCAACTGGGTTGAACTCAATGGCTGCAGTTGTTCTGGAAGATTTTTGGAAACCATTTTTCCGAAAACTAAGCCGCAGAGAAACACAAATTCTCGTAAGAGCAGTTGTTGTTATACTGGGCTGCATCTGTGTTG gTTTGGTATTTGTGGTGGAAAAACTCGGTTCTGTGTTACAATTAACGATGAGCTTGTCGTCGGCGTCTATGGGACCGCTTGCAGGAATATTTTTGATGGGCTTGTTTTTACCTTTCATCGATAGTGTT AGTGCACTGAGCGGTGGAATTGTAGGTCTTACATCAGCATGGTGGGTGGCAGCACAATCGCAACTCGCACAGGCCAGGGGTCACCTTACGTTTGAGGAAAAAGAAAGATACACATTCAACTGTACTTACACATTTTCACCACCGTTGGAAAGAGAACCTCTCGAGTT GGAAGTGCCATTTTTGTATCGGATCTCTTATTTATGGTTTACTGCATTTGGGTGCACGCTAACGGTGGTGGTTGCTTGCCTCGTCAGCTTGAGGTCTTCGGCGCGGAAGCAATATGATCACAGATTGTTTGCACCATTTCTCAGAGCTTGGGTGTTAACCAAGAACGAG GTCGATCAAATggatttaaaaagtatttcgAGATGA
- the LOC120632003 gene encoding pancreatic triacylglycerol lipase-like, whose translation MKLAVVLLASVALCTGSPVIPEDNSHYVEGESRFIWMPDGEGALHLVDLQAPADMEFLGNRNGANNAYWLFTRQNPTSRQVLVNNNANSIRNSNYRGNRQTKVIVHGWNSSGGSSVNSMIRDAYLAAGDFNVIVVDWSGAASGVYTTSVRAVPDVGRHLANFITFLFRTSGGNWNNIHLIGHSLGAHIVGNAGRAAPSRPVRVTGMDPAGPQWGGNSNALNRNSGVFVESIHTDGGILGIMDPISDADFYPNGGRNPQPGCRTSACSHSRAYEFFASSVRTNHFVGRRCNNLQEARNVQCSGAALNMGNLQLGKRGNGLFGLRTRDAWPF comes from the exons ATGAAGCTCGCCGTGGTTTTGCTCGCATCAGTTGCAT TATGTACCGGAAGTCCAGTGATACCAGAGGATAACAGCCACTATGTAGAAGGGGAGAGCCGTTTCATATGGATGCCCGATGGGGAAGGTGCACTCCATCTGGTCGATCTACAAGCTCCTGCTGACATGGAATTTCTTGGTAACAGAAATGGTGCCAACAATGCGTACTGGCTCTTCACAAG ACAAAATCCAACAAGCCGTCAAGTATTAGTTAACAATAACGCAAACTCGATCCGCAACTCTAATTATAGAGGAAATCGACAAACTAAGGTTATTGTACATGGATGGAATAGTAGTGGAGGCTCTAGCGTAAATTCAATGATCAGAGACGCCTACTTGGCCGCGGGGGACTTCAATGTTATAGTCGTGGATTGGAGTGGTGCCGCCAGTGGGGTTTACACGACGTCAGTGCGTGCAGTACCTGATGTTGGGCGCCATCTTGCTAACTTTATTACATTCCTATTCCGTACTTCTGGTGGAAACTGGAACAACATTCACTTGATTGGACACAGCTTGGGTGCTCATATTGTGGGAAATGCTGGTCGCGCTGCACCCAGTCGCCCTGTTCGTGTTACTG gaaTGGATCCCGCTGGACCTCAATGGGGTGGCAATTCAAACGCCCTAAATCGCAATTCCGGTGTGTTCGTCGAGAGCATCCATACCGACGGGGGTATTCTCGGTATCATGGACCCTATCTCCGATGCTGATTTCTACCCCAACGGAGGAAGGAACCCTCAGCCAGGCTGTAGGACCAGTGCCTGCTCACATAGCCGTGCCTACGAGTTTTTCGCCTCCAGCGTTAGAACGAATCACTTCGTCGGTAGACGCTGTAATAACCTTCAAGAGGCTCGAAACGTACAGTGTAGTGGAGCTGCGCTGAACATGGGCAATTTACAATTAGGGAAACGAGG AAACGGTCTCTTTGGACTGAGAACTAGGGATGCCTGGCCTTTCTAA